GTCGAGCCGCGCAGCGGCGTCTGGCTGCGCACCAACGGCGCCCTGCCCGACGACCCGCTGATCCACGTCTGCGCGCTCACCTACGCCAGCGACATGACCCTGCTGGACGCGGTCCGCGCACCCGTCGAACCCCTGTGGGGCGAGCGGAACTTTGACATGGCCTCGCTGGACCACGCGATGTGGTTCCACCGGCCGTTCCGCGCCGACGAGTGGCTGCTGTACCAGCAGGAGTCGCCCATTGCCCATGCCGCGCGTGGCCTCGCGCGCGGTCAGATCTACGACCGCAGCGGCCGGCTGGTCGTCTCGGTGATGCAGGAGGGACTGTTCCGTCCCCTCGCCGACCGCTGAGGCCCTACCGCTGAGGCCCGCCTGCTGAAAGCCTGATCGCCGAAGCCGTATTGCCGAAGCTGCCAGAGCTGCACTGCCGAAGCCGCACCGCCGAGGCACCGCCCGTCCGTACGGGTTCCACCACACGCCACCGATCGATCGTCTGGGAGGGCCGGCCGATGACCGACGCCGAGGAATGGAAGCACTGGACCGAGTCCCGGACAGCCGCGGTCAGCGCGCCGCACGGGCCGCTGGCTCTCACCGGGACGCACTGGCTGGAGCCGGAGCCGGTGGAACTGCCGGGCCTGCCGGGCCGCTGGTGGGCCGAGGACGGCACGGTACGGCTGAGTGTGAAGGCCGACGACGGGATTTGGCTGGAGGCCGCCGGGGAGGCCGGGGAACCGCTCGACGGAGAGGTGACGCTCCGGCCCGACACCGCGCCGGTCGCCGACCTGGCCCTGGTGGGCGACAAGCGGCTCGTCCCGATCGAGCGGGAGGGCGAGATCGCCCTGCGGGTCTTCGACCCGGAAGCGCCCACCCGGACGGCCTTCGCCGGCATCTCGGTCTACCCCTACTCGCCGGAGTGGGCCGTGTCGGCGGTGTTCACGCCGTACGAGGAGGGCGAGCGGGCGGTGGTCGTCCCGAACGCGGACGGCCGCGAGCGTCCGTTGGAGGTGACCGGGCAGATCGCCTTCCACCTGTT
The window above is part of the Kitasatospora sp. HUAS MG31 genome. Proteins encoded here:
- a CDS encoding DUF1684 domain-containing protein gives rise to the protein MTDAEEWKHWTESRTAAVSAPHGPLALTGTHWLEPEPVELPGLPGRWWAEDGTVRLSVKADDGIWLEAAGEAGEPLDGEVTLRPDTAPVADLALVGDKRLVPIEREGEIALRVFDPEAPTRTAFAGISVYPYSPEWAVSAVFTPYEEGERAVVVPNADGRERPLEVTGQIAFHLLGEPHTLTVSRSGDRLTGVIADLTSGHETYRFRFITLPAPDASGRTVLDLNRAYLPPCAFADHFVCPFPPPGNRLSVAVEAGERQVLSG